TGGAGATTTTCAAAACCCCTTTCATTCAGGGGGAATCTTCACAGGGAATGTATTCCATTGATTTCAATGATGACCAATTCGGAATTGCAGTAGGTGGCGATTATACAAAGCAGGATGCTAATATCAATAATATTGCGACAACTAATGATGGCGGAGAAACCTGGCAAATTCAGGCTTCAGGACACAATGCAGGATATATGACTTGTGTGAAAATAAAACCCGGCTCAAAAGGAAAAGAGATTATAGCGGTAGGTGATCAGCATATCAGCTATTCTTCAGATTTTGGAAAGACTTGGAAGAAAATTTCCGATGAAAAAGGCTTGTATGTTTGCCAGTGGATTGATGGAAATAGAGTAGTTCTTGCGGGGAAAGATAGAGTTGTGATGCTGAAGTTGAAATAGAAGATTTGAAGAAATACGTAAGATCAATAAAATAAATAGAATTTATCATTATCTCTGTAATAGGTTTAAACAGTGTATTTAGACTCATTCTAAACTATAACCTAATATAATTCATAGGCAAAAATTCATAACTAATGGTTAATTTTGTAGGATGGAATTTTAATGATGTTAAACTTCCTCACCTTATAAAATTTTATTTTTCAAAATGAATTCTTTAATAGATAAGTATAATATTCCCGGACCGCGTTACACTTCTTATCCTACCGTTCCGTATTGGGATGAATCTACATTTTCACCAGAAGGATGGAAGGAGAGCGTAATCAGGTCTTTTCATGAAAGCAATGCAGAGGAGGGAATTTCTATTTATATCCATTTGCCTTTCTGCGAGGCGTTGTGTACATTCTGTGCATGCCATAAGCGTATAACAAAACAACACAGTGTTGAAGTTCCTTATTTGGAAAGCGTGTTAAAGGAATGGAAGCTTTATCTTGAGCTTTTTAATGAAAGACCAAAGCTGAAAGAATTGCATTTGGGAGGAGGTACACCAACATTTTTCTCTCCGGAAAACTTAAAAACACTTCTGGAAGGAATTTTTGCAACCGTAGATATTGCAGAACATCCTGAGTTCTCATTTGAGGGACACCCTAATAATACAACGAGAGACCATCTTCGGACTTTATATGACTTGGGCTTCAGAAGAGTAAGCTTTGGAGTACAGGATTATGATCCTAAAGTACAAAAGGCAATCAACAGAATTCAGCCTTTTGAAAACGTGAAAAACGTAACAGAGTGGGCTAAGGAAATTGGTTACAGGGGGATTAGTCATGATTTGGTTTTTGGACTTCCACACCAATCTTGGGAAGCAATGGAACATACCATTAGAAAGACAATGGAATTGAAGCCGGATAGACTGGCATTTTATTCCTATGCACACGTTCCATGGGTAAAAGGTGTTGGGCAGAGAGGATTTGATGAAAATGACCTGCCGAGTGGTGAAGAAAAACGCCGCTTGTACGAAGATGGGAAAAAATTACTTCAGGATCTTGGATATATTGAAGTTGGGATGGACCACTTTTCTCTGGAACATGATGATTTGTACCAGTCTCTGATTCATAAAAAACTTCACAGAAACTTTATGGGCTACACTTCAAGCAATACCCAATTGATGGTAGGACTTGGAATGTCGGCTATTTCAGATTCCTGGTATGCGTTTGCTCAAAATGTAAAAACCGTGGAAGACTATCAAAAAATGGTGGAAGAGGGTGAAATCCCTGTGGTGAAAGGACATGTTCTGAATGAAGAAGATCTGATTGTAAGAAGACATATTCTGAATTTGATGTGTCAGCTGGAAACTACTTTTAGCACACATAATTCCTTTCCTGAATTGGAAAATGCACTGGATATGTTAAAAGAAATGGAAAATGACGGATTGGTTGAGATTAACGGCCATGAAGTTAAAATTACCGAAGCTGGTAGAGCATTCACCCGAAATGTAGCAATGGTATTTGACCTTAGAATGATGAGAAATAAGCCGGAAACGAGGATTTTCTCAATGACGATATAAAGAGAAAGCGGTTCAGTCTTGAACCGCTTTTTTATTTCACTTAAAATTTTAGTTTAGACACTCTATGCTCGAATGATGTATTGGATACAATATTCATCTTTGTAAAAAATAGAACTTACTCAATAACAAGTTTTTGACTAAAAGATTTTAAATTTCCAGATTTCACATTGATAAAATATACACCTGTTGGTATTTTGGAAATGTCTATTCTTTGCCCTTCTGTAATTAAGCCTGTTTCCAATACTTTCCGTCCTTCTGCGCTGATGATCTCTGCAGTTACATTTTTATCTTTAATTCCATTCACAAAAACCTCTTTTGATGCGGGGTTAGGATAGATTTTTATGGTTGCAAATTGATTAGTCTCCTGTGTACCCAGGGTTCCGGTTGTGATTTTAAAAATCTTTCCACTATTAACGGCGGCTACATATAATTCTTTTTGTGAGTTTTGTCCAAAAGTTGAAAAATTATTTCCGCTGTAGGGAGAAGTCCACACAATGGAATTATCAGGATTTAGGATTCCGATCTGGGTAGAGCAGTAGTCTGCAAAGAAATATTTCCCCTGAAGTGACGGATATTGAGTGCCTCTGTAAACATAGCCTCCTGTGATAGAGCATTTTCCTCCGGAGTGATCGTACACGGCAATAGGAAAGGTCATAGTAGAAGAGTTGGGGCAGCCAACTGTTGTATTGTAAGCAGTATTGCCTTCATAGCAGCGCCATCCATAATTAAGTCCGGGTTGCGTTATGGGTATTTTATTGATTTCCTCAATAGCTCCCTGTCCTACATCGGCAATCCAAGCGTTTCCTGTATTCAAATCAAAAGAAAACTTCCATGCATTTCTTAGTCCATAGGCCCATACTTCATCAGCTCCATCTACTGTAGCTCCTGCAAAAGGGTTGTCTGCGGGGATATTATAGGGTCCGGTAGCATCTACATCAATCCTCAGCATTTTACCCAGAAGCACATTTTTATTTTGAGCATTGTTGTTGGGATCTCCGCCACTTCCTCCATCACCGGTGATGATCCACAGCTTTCCGTCGGGAGCAAAATGAATGCTTCCGCCATTGTGATTACTGAATGGTTTCGGGATATTCATTAAAATTTTTTCAGAATTGGGATCAGCTAAGTTAGGATCGGTAGTACTTACGTTATACCTTGCCACAATAATATTTCCGGCTGTGTTGTTATAATACACAAAAAAATACCCATTGGTAGAGTATTGTGGATGAAATGCAAGTCCCAGAAGTCCTCTTTCTCCACCATAGAGAATTTTTGTTGAAATATTCAGGAAATTGGTTGCATTGATGGCTCCATTAGGTTGAAGAATCTTGATCATTCCGTCTTGTTGTACAACAAACAATCTGCTGTCGTTGGCATTCGTGATCTCTACGGGATTGGTAAGTCCACTGGCAAATTCTTCCAAATTAATGCTTTGAGAATTAACAATTAAGGAAGAAAAAATACTGATGATAAAAAGTTGTTTTTTCATAATATTTTGATAGTTAGTGTGTTGATGTAGGAATGAAAATTTTATACCAATTAATTTTTGAAAACTTCACTAGGATACAGTAAAAAAATTGTTAAATCTTAAATGTAAATCAGAATGCTGATATATCTGAAAATAAACCATTTCTGTTGTTAAAAATTCATAAAATACAAGAAAATCATTATATTTGCCGACTTAATTTAACGTAGTTATAACAAAATGCAAGGAAAAGGACTTATTACAATTGTTGCTATTGTCCTGGGGTTGATTTGCTTAAACGAGCTATTGCCAACCTGGTACGCCAGCAAAATTGAATCGCAGATAGAAGCTGCGAAAGGAAACGAGAAAGAGATCAAACGAATCAAGGAGGATACTCTTAATCTTGGGTATACAAAGCTTTATTATTCAAAAGCTAAAGACAAGGAAATGAAACTTGGTCTTGACTTAAAAGGAGGGATCAACGTTCTATTGGAAATCAACCAGAGAGATTTGGTTAATGATTTAACCAATTATTCAACAAATCCTGTTCTTATTGATGCTTTGAACAAGACTGATGAAGCTCAGAAAAACTCAACAAAATCTTACATCGACAACTTCTTTGAACAGTTCGATGCGGTTAACAAAGCAAAAGGTACCAACCTTAAGCTTGCTGATCCGGAACTTTTCGGAAACACAAACTTATCTGAAATCAAGTACAACACGACTGATGAGCAGGTAAAAAGTATTGTGAAAAGAAGAATTGATCTTTCTGTAGGAACAGCTTTCGAGGTAATCAGAACGAGAATTGATAAACTTGGAGCAATCCAGCCAAACGTTCAGAGAGTACCGGGTACAGCTAGAATTTCTGTGGAAATGCCTGGTATGAAGGATATCG
This genomic interval from Chryseobacterium joostei contains the following:
- the hemN gene encoding oxygen-independent coproporphyrinogen III oxidase, with the translated sequence MNSLIDKYNIPGPRYTSYPTVPYWDESTFSPEGWKESVIRSFHESNAEEGISIYIHLPFCEALCTFCACHKRITKQHSVEVPYLESVLKEWKLYLELFNERPKLKELHLGGGTPTFFSPENLKTLLEGIFATVDIAEHPEFSFEGHPNNTTRDHLRTLYDLGFRRVSFGVQDYDPKVQKAINRIQPFENVKNVTEWAKEIGYRGISHDLVFGLPHQSWEAMEHTIRKTMELKPDRLAFYSYAHVPWVKGVGQRGFDENDLPSGEEKRRLYEDGKKLLQDLGYIEVGMDHFSLEHDDLYQSLIHKKLHRNFMGYTSSNTQLMVGLGMSAISDSWYAFAQNVKTVEDYQKMVEEGEIPVVKGHVLNEEDLIVRRHILNLMCQLETTFSTHNSFPELENALDMLKEMENDGLVEINGHEVKITEAGRAFTRNVAMVFDLRMMRNKPETRIFSMTI
- a CDS encoding PQQ-dependent sugar dehydrogenase, with the translated sequence MKKQLFIISIFSSLIVNSQSINLEEFASGLTNPVEITNANDSRLFVVQQDGMIKILQPNGAINATNFLNISTKILYGGERGLLGLAFHPQYSTNGYFFVYYNNTAGNIIVARYNVSTTDPNLADPNSEKILMNIPKPFSNHNGGSIHFAPDGKLWIITGDGGSGGDPNNNAQNKNVLLGKMLRIDVDATGPYNIPADNPFAGATVDGADEVWAYGLRNAWKFSFDLNTGNAWIADVGQGAIEEINKIPITQPGLNYGWRCYEGNTAYNTTVGCPNSSTMTFPIAVYDHSGGKCSITGGYVYRGTQYPSLQGKYFFADYCSTQIGILNPDNSIVWTSPYSGNNFSTFGQNSQKELYVAAVNSGKIFKITTGTLGTQETNQFATIKIYPNPASKEVFVNGIKDKNVTAEIISAEGRKVLETGLITEGQRIDISKIPTGVYFINVKSGNLKSFSQKLVIE